Proteins encoded by one window of Geobacter sp. DSM 9736:
- a CDS encoding CxxxxCH/CxxCH domain-containing protein — protein MNRRRCADLIIHPVIIRLLLLLLVALGPDVTEAALDCYDCHGDHYAPDIRPIDSATRDPASGGFPGNHRTHLPTTALQSDCAICHPGSDRYDAGHRNGLIKLSSKINNSAAITTYRNRTSATPQTSVVTSGSCSSVNCHFETSTPAWGTDRLQRTSCNTCHSAPPTDGSHGKKHGDYFGTGTDSCSNCHIDHSAEPDPLAHALEAGKRSLAVQFSKAPNGGGSYTGTTAYPYYLPSQNPDRNGACTNLYCHSDGIRRSGTITPRWSDTATTKCYSCHRGRTVDNTSAACAELGGAWNSSSGLCTPFVNMTSNGHGRLVGAQWIRKYACYFCHNGTVDESGNIKDVTKHVNGAKEVEMAPLWSIVGRPAPSYDPVTKICDNVYCHSDGTAAPGAIRPFSWEERETECNTCHGHPRGSCANTNCHDGRTDGTGRVWTIKTGWKPGEDWKASIPMFPNEGPGTSRANSHPRHTETDFTCDQCHASTVLNGTCTDCHTTGIPPGSMSEIAHIDARFHVNKTRDVVFKDGGTYDPVERTCKNTACHTGGNDPVWGGSVSSGVICLSCHGTTGVDVDSFGFFQSGLVTKINLTEWATTGHGRKTADGLYPGSSNPPANFPGNPCWYCHDNTVLHKDDTNPFRLRQHPQFSNRFETECVYCHMTGTDAECLNCHSNLQSLAPQMGNSEVMAKHGGTTYSSGCMAANCHDTDATTHNSGAGFWNEQQKADVKNQYLMMGVCLKCHDDDSNGKCTGCHAAPPDNPLKYTLGFDPGTGFIKPRKAIASSVHFGYKHNRAYIKDGTWKGGKFCWDCHDPHGDKNIYMVQGQVATSTDGTFGIPQTRAAVSFTRKQSGIDYARTVAPYNGICNVCHTADSKHYRSDGGDGHSSGRVCTSCHEHRFADSHAGNQQCNSCHQNKPVPRHSGFGLPRDCTKCHLGTINKRMDIMGQFDGTSHHIQGTAITNRHCYACHWESTPEGLIDNTYHEGYNYKTYTSVKNAKVDLVLYGPGIRPATYKLYTTAVQFMASNIGTANERAESATISTHCLSCHNDQNNNSRPFEDDCRTPRQYAWDRQSIASRYSDKGTTKWGKYNSSTFNVSKKDSIGKAFSAHANAEANLGGWSPATGLDDAIPITRGGQGAQGVQCFDCHSSHGSKLIGVTSSYVTFNGTKNGGNLKETQAGKGGYSMTYKASSFTSPGAPNPYNAGAGQCFDCHMTPNAGTTPWGYQSTFGATAPIKGYFDSDRFGMGANGATQRFPYKEKPKKAGHLLGSSPLNSAAEGTIDGLCTPCHDPHGVSQSLGDKKQYAVPLLKGTWLTSPYKEDTAALGKRAYTPYVYTDQKTFGSGRITEDDTKFAGLCLRCHAKSTLTDGINKNQPWRSIDRVHESVKGWGTNSQHSFSCSKCHAPHVTSLPRLMHTNCLDYKHQGQRVVGLNDIEGSGSGDGGSGQGSFPTGAYRVNCHPTPEGWPNNSWNVKTPW, from the coding sequence ATGAATCGACGGCGCTGTGCGGATCTTATTATCCACCCTGTGATCATCCGGCTGCTTCTCCTCCTGCTCGTCGCCCTTGGACCGGATGTGACAGAAGCAGCTCTTGACTGTTATGACTGCCATGGCGATCATTATGCGCCCGACATACGCCCTATCGACTCCGCTACTCGCGACCCCGCCTCCGGGGGATTCCCGGGAAATCACCGCACACACCTCCCGACAACCGCTCTGCAGTCCGACTGCGCCATCTGCCATCCCGGCAGTGACCGGTATGACGCCGGACACCGCAACGGCCTTATCAAATTGTCCTCGAAGATAAACAACTCAGCGGCAATCACCACCTACCGCAACCGCACTTCCGCCACCCCCCAGACATCGGTCGTAACTTCCGGCTCCTGCTCCTCCGTAAACTGCCATTTCGAAACCTCCACCCCGGCATGGGGAACGGATCGGCTCCAGCGAACCAGTTGCAACACCTGTCACAGTGCACCTCCTACCGACGGAAGCCATGGCAAGAAGCATGGTGACTATTTTGGAACCGGCACCGACAGCTGCAGCAACTGCCATATTGATCACAGTGCCGAACCGGATCCGCTTGCACATGCCCTCGAAGCCGGCAAGCGCTCGCTGGCGGTTCAATTCAGCAAAGCACCGAATGGAGGAGGCAGCTATACCGGCACGACAGCATATCCCTACTACCTTCCCAGCCAGAATCCGGACCGGAACGGCGCCTGTACAAACCTCTATTGCCACAGCGACGGCATTCGCCGCTCCGGCACTATCACGCCACGATGGTCCGACACCGCTACGACCAAGTGCTACTCCTGTCACCGAGGCCGTACTGTCGACAATACGTCGGCCGCCTGCGCAGAGTTGGGAGGCGCGTGGAATTCCTCCAGCGGCCTCTGCACTCCCTTCGTGAACATGACGTCCAATGGCCACGGCAGGCTCGTGGGGGCTCAGTGGATCAGGAAATACGCCTGCTACTTCTGCCATAACGGGACAGTCGACGAGTCCGGCAATATAAAAGACGTCACAAAACACGTCAACGGAGCTAAAGAGGTGGAAATGGCGCCGTTGTGGTCCATAGTCGGGCGTCCAGCGCCCAGTTACGACCCGGTGACAAAAATATGTGACAACGTTTACTGCCATAGCGACGGCACCGCGGCCCCCGGAGCGATACGCCCCTTCTCCTGGGAGGAGAGGGAAACCGAATGTAATACCTGCCATGGCCATCCCCGCGGGTCCTGCGCCAACACCAACTGCCATGACGGCCGAACCGACGGCACAGGTCGCGTCTGGACCATAAAAACCGGATGGAAACCGGGCGAAGACTGGAAAGCTTCTATCCCCATGTTTCCTAACGAGGGGCCGGGAACATCGCGAGCCAACTCGCATCCGCGTCACACAGAAACGGATTTTACCTGTGACCAGTGCCACGCATCCACCGTTCTTAACGGCACTTGCACCGACTGCCACACTACCGGGATACCTCCGGGAAGCATGAGCGAAATCGCCCATATTGACGCCAGGTTCCACGTCAACAAGACGCGGGATGTCGTATTCAAGGATGGAGGGACCTACGACCCTGTAGAAAGAACCTGCAAGAATACCGCTTGCCATACAGGTGGAAATGATCCCGTCTGGGGTGGGTCTGTCAGCAGCGGTGTCATATGCCTCTCCTGTCACGGCACTACCGGAGTTGACGTGGACAGCTTCGGGTTCTTCCAGAGCGGCCTGGTTACGAAGATAAATCTGACCGAATGGGCGACTACAGGTCACGGAAGAAAAACTGCCGACGGCCTATATCCCGGGAGCTCGAATCCGCCGGCTAATTTCCCCGGGAACCCCTGCTGGTACTGCCATGACAACACGGTGCTGCACAAGGACGATACAAATCCGTTCAGGTTGAGGCAGCACCCGCAGTTCTCGAACCGGTTCGAGACTGAATGCGTGTACTGCCACATGACCGGAACCGATGCGGAGTGCCTCAACTGCCACAGCAATCTTCAATCGCTGGCCCCCCAGATGGGAAACAGCGAGGTCATGGCAAAGCACGGCGGGACGACCTACTCATCGGGGTGCATGGCCGCAAACTGCCATGACACCGACGCCACCACCCACAACTCAGGCGCCGGTTTCTGGAACGAGCAGCAGAAAGCGGACGTAAAAAACCAATACCTCATGATGGGTGTCTGCCTCAAGTGCCACGACGACGACTCAAACGGCAAATGCACGGGATGCCATGCCGCGCCACCCGATAATCCATTGAAGTACACCCTCGGGTTCGACCCGGGCACCGGATTCATTAAGCCCAGGAAGGCCATAGCCTCTTCGGTGCACTTCGGCTACAAGCACAACAGGGCATATATAAAGGATGGCACATGGAAAGGGGGCAAGTTCTGCTGGGATTGCCACGACCCTCACGGAGACAAGAACATCTATATGGTCCAAGGGCAGGTTGCCACCTCCACCGACGGCACCTTCGGCATCCCTCAGACGAGAGCAGCAGTCTCCTTCACGCGCAAGCAGAGCGGCATCGACTACGCCCGGACGGTGGCTCCCTACAATGGGATCTGCAACGTGTGCCACACCGCCGACAGCAAGCATTACCGCAGTGATGGCGGCGACGGCCATAGTTCCGGCAGGGTATGCACCTCCTGCCATGAACACCGCTTTGCAGACAGTCATGCCGGCAACCAGCAATGCAACTCGTGCCATCAGAACAAGCCTGTTCCACGCCACTCAGGTTTCGGCCTGCCGCGGGACTGTACCAAATGCCATCTGGGAACCATCAACAAGCGGATGGACATAATGGGGCAGTTCGACGGCACCTCTCACCACATACAGGGTACCGCGATCACCAACAGACACTGCTATGCCTGCCACTGGGAATCGACTCCCGAAGGCCTGATAGACAATACCTACCACGAAGGCTACAACTACAAGACCTATACCTCGGTCAAGAATGCAAAGGTGGACCTTGTCCTTTACGGTCCCGGCATCCGGCCAGCGACCTACAAGCTTTACACCACTGCGGTCCAGTTCATGGCGAGCAACATCGGCACGGCAAACGAACGAGCAGAATCCGCAACCATATCCACCCATTGTCTTTCCTGCCACAACGACCAGAACAACAACAGCCGTCCATTCGAAGACGACTGCCGCACGCCTCGGCAGTATGCATGGGACAGACAGAGTATCGCATCACGTTACTCCGACAAGGGAACGACAAAATGGGGGAAATATAACTCATCGACCTTCAACGTCTCCAAGAAGGACTCCATCGGCAAGGCTTTCTCTGCCCATGCTAACGCAGAAGCCAACCTTGGAGGATGGAGTCCTGCCACAGGTCTGGATGATGCGATCCCGATTACGCGGGGCGGGCAGGGGGCACAGGGGGTCCAGTGCTTCGACTGCCACAGCTCCCATGGGTCGAAACTCATCGGGGTGACATCCAGCTACGTGACCTTCAACGGCACGAAGAACGGCGGAAATCTCAAAGAAACCCAAGCCGGCAAAGGGGGCTACAGCATGACTTACAAAGCCTCCTCCTTCACCTCACCCGGAGCCCCCAACCCCTACAACGCCGGCGCAGGACAATGCTTCGACTGTCATATGACCCCGAATGCCGGGACTACCCCCTGGGGGTATCAGTCCACATTTGGCGCGACAGCCCCCATAAAAGGCTATTTCGACTCCGACAGGTTCGGTATGGGAGCAAACGGCGCGACTCAGCGGTTCCCTTACAAAGAGAAACCGAAGAAAGCCGGACACCTGCTCGGCTCTTCGCCGCTCAATTCCGCAGCAGAAGGAACCATCGACGGCCTCTGCACCCCCTGCCACGATCCTCACGGCGTCAGCCAATCTCTCGGCGACAAAAAACAATACGCCGTGCCGCTGCTCAAGGGGACATGGCTGACATCTCCCTACAAGGAAGACACTGCCGCTCTCGGGAAAAGGGCGTATACCCCATATGTATATACGGACCAGAAAACATTCGGCAGCGGGAGAATTACCGAGGACGACACTAAATTTGCCGGCCTCTGCCTACGCTGCCATGCGAAAAGCACGCTGACGGACGGTATAAACAAGAACCAGCCGTGGAGGAGCATCGATCGGGTGCATGAATCGGTCAAAGGGTGGGGGACCAACTCACAGCACTCCTTCTCTTGCTCCAAGTGCCACGCTCCACACGTCACGAGCCTGCCCCGGCTCATGCACACTAACTGCCTTGATTACAAGCATCAGGGGCAAAGGGTCGTCGGGTTGAATGACATCGAAGGAAGCGGAAGCGGTGACGGCGGTTCCGGCCAGGGCAGTTTTCCCACCGGGGCGTACCGGGTCAACTGTCATCCCACTCCCGAAGGGTGGCCCAACAATTCCTGGAACGTGAAGACCCCATGGTAG